The following nucleotide sequence is from Euleptes europaea isolate rEulEur1 chromosome 3, rEulEur1.hap1, whole genome shotgun sequence.
AGACCCGGAAGAGAGACTGCCAGTTGGACAATATGAGGTTAGAAGGGCCAAGGATCTGAGGCACCTTCCCTGTGTTTTGACTCTCAACAAACCACCTGCCCAACAAGGTCAGCCGCCAGCACAGTTGTctggatagcccaatctcttccTTGGCCTTGGCATCCCAAGCCGTGGGTGGCAGCTGTTTTTCCTGAACTGCTGATTTCACCAAGACAACTTAGGCAAGGTGAAGCGAAAATGTGTCTGGTTTCAGGTGTATCAGCGGAGCAACTTTTCTTGGAGACCGCCCAGGGTTCCTTACAGAGAACAGTTGATGTCTAGATGTCCACAAGCGAGTGCAGGGCACCAAAGGGAAGGGTTTTATAAGTTTAAGAAGGAAGGTTTGGAACCCCTGGCCCTTTAAATCGCAGGCTCCTCCTCTCCAAGTTTAACATTGTCTAAACAGAACTTTTTTAGGGGTGGCCACATTGATTAAAAGTACCGTGCCTGAATTGTTGAGATCACATGGCTGGTTTCCCTCATGGTTGCCGGATCCCCTCTGGCTGCACCACCCCATCCCTACCACCATGGCTGGTGAACGGTATTTCGACAGGTGGAAGGATTACCTCAACCTCTCCAAGGTTGTGGCAGAGGTCATCGAGGAACGGAAGAGGGGCCAATTTCTGTCTCCTGTCTCAGACGCCCTAAAATCCTATGGGCCACCCTTCTCCCTTGAGGACCCCCTGGGAGCCACAGCACAGTGGCTCAACGGGAGCGGGACCAGTGGCAGCAGTGGTTCAGAGTGTGGGGCAAGCGGAGGGACACCCCAGACCCCTCAGTTGGAGAGCGGGGGGATCTGCAACTTTTGCAAACACAATGGAGAATCCAAGAACGTCTACTCTTCCCATCCTCTGAAAAGAGAAGACGGGAAGGTGGTCTGTCCCATCCTGCGTAATTACGTCTGCCCGCTCTGTGGTGCGACTGCCGACAAGGCCCACACCTTGAAGTATTGCCCACTCAACCAAGGGAAGCAGTCCCTGTATCGCAAGAGCGGACGCAATTCAGCAGGTCGCAAAGTCAAGAGATAAAGAGTGGATGGGACTGAAAAGGAAAGGAGCATTAAGGCACAAAGGAGTATTGGATGAAAGCCACGTGCAAACTGTGGAGAGAAACAACCTTTTTTTTATCATGGAACAGGAAAGTCTTTATTTTGGAGAACTTTTTTTAGAACCGTCCAGGACACGAGAGCGTGTTCTTTCAAAAATGAAGAAGAGACTCTGCTGTTAATGGTGAGGAGGTGAAAGATGGCAGCAGCGGAGGTGCTTCAAAATCAGTGTGATTTCCCCCAACGGCAGCCGTTTTTTGGGTTGAGGGAGAAAATATGTCTGTTTCTGGAAAATAAATCAAGATTTAAATCTGTAAGTTTAGAGATCTCGTTAGTTAGCTGGGTTGTCTGGCAGATCATGAGGACTCCACTGTTCAGAAGCAAAGTGGGGGGAGAAGGACGTGGGTGTTCTAATTTTGTCTCAATGAGGAAAACAAGTTTATGtcctttgaaaatattttttgttaataCTTTTGACAAAAAAATTGACATTTCCCTCTCcaaagggtgttgttgtttttaaatatgtgTAAAGTTTATTATTATGATTTTCTAGTGACAAGTTGAATGTTGGTTTGTTCAGTTCAATAAACGTTTTATTGTTTCTGCAGCAAACTGTTGATGGTTTTTCATAGCTAGTTTTCTATTTTCTCAATTGATTGCCTGCGAAGGACTCTTTTGATCACCTGCTCCATCCTAAGAGTATTGATCTGCAAGTAGGTCCCACTTAAACTGAAATTATGCTGGGGGTCATGACTTGTAGGCAGGCCAACAAGCACTGGTCAACCCACTTCCTTCCTTGGCCATTAATCGGATCAGAAATTCAGTCTAGACAGCGAGAGAACAGCGTTTCCCATTTCCACACCCATCAGCAGGGACTGAAATCAGCTTCAAGAGGCACCTGCAAATTTGGCCTTAGTGTGATAGGACTTCTCAGTCAATATGTTTAGGATTCTCTTTGTGCTTTAGAACAGTAGCTTGATTGGCATAAAATGGGTAAATGCAGGATATCGGTGTACCAATATGGAAGACCCTGCAAGGCAGAGGGATTGTTGAGGATGAGGATCGAGCACTGGCaatttgtaatttaaaaaatacttttaattATAAATATACTAAAAAATTGTGAGCCATAACACAGTGAAATGCAGATGTACAacgtaaaaataatttttaaacataGTTCCAACAGATATACTCCTGCATTCTTTATCATTCCTCCTTTGCCCCCTTTTTCTTCTAAAAtatctcccattgcttccaaccAATACATTACATCAAATTCAGACCTTCCTTTTTTGATGACTCCGTAGAAAAGGCCTTGTTCCAGAAATCTGTAAACATAGCGCTGTACAAAAAGTCCCTGAGTATTCTTCTTCTTATAATAGTGCAATTTTAGCATTGTAATTTTGTCCATGATCATAACAAACCAGAGTTTTTGCAATCAGATTTCATAGCATGGCAAGGGACTTTGTTTCCAATGCTAGCAATTAACATTTGGCActaaaaaaaatctggttggtgCCAAGGAAGCCCAGGATCTATTGCCTTTTCTTGTAGCAGTTTGCCACTAGGCCCTGACGGAATTAAAGGCGGCGTTCCCAAAGAGGGCCATGCCAAAGACGTGCCACCGGCCGGCTCTCTAAATCTGGGCATTGGCTTGCAGGACAAGATCTCTTTGGAACGCCACCAGCAGTTCTGGCCTCCCCGGTCCCCCCACAAAATCGCCTTATGCTGAAAAGAATGTCCAGAAGGCGGCAATTGGTGTGACTGGAGGATTGGAGCACTTTGAGGGGAGCCTGAACTGTTTGGggcttttagttttttttaaaaaagtatgatTTGTGCAGTGGAGGGGATGGTGGAGCCTATCAAGTTATGTGTGGGTGCAGAGAGTGATTTCTCTGCCTCTCCCATGATGCTCAGAACTTGGAGTCAATCAGTGTGATTGACGGGCAGCAAATTCAGGAAAGACCAACAGAATGTGATTCCACCCATACATAATGAACACAGAATTTGTTGCCACCGCGGTAGTggagtgagggttgccaactctgggttgagaaattcctggagattgggggtaaagcctggggaaggggggctttagggaggggagggacctcagcagggtataatgccatcgagacggccctctgaagcagccattttctccaggggaactgatctctgtcgccgggagatcagttgtaacagtggcaaccctaagtggggccTGTAGGCTCAGGTGGCTTCCCaaggggggttagacagatttggGGAGAAGAGGTCTCGCAGAGGGTTTGGCTAGCCTCTGGCCGTATGCAAGGATCAGCTGGGGAAGATTTTCGTGACTCCTTGCTGCTGCTGAAACTTCAGATCAAACCATGGCATCCAGACTTGGCAAGCAGTTGTCATCTGCTTACAGCTGGTGGCCTAGGAGGGTGGGCCTTGGTGGGCGTCCTGCCCTAGCCCCATGCCCAAAGACAGCAGTGTGTGAGCTGGGGatgccccggaattacagctcatctccagacaacagagatcctggagaagatggatgctttggagggtggggctctgtggcactgtaccctactgtggtccctgtcctccccaagctccacccccaaaactccaggagtttcccaacctggatcaggcaaccctaccccccgccGGAGGTCAGGGGGgaccatggcaaccctagtgtaagcAAGGCACTTCTATGCaagggggcagtttgggcctTTCCGTTCCTCATCCTGATGTGGTCCCCTAATTATCGTAGAGTCCAATCAGACAATAAGGGaaaggaggctggtgtgagcttacagcttgctttattggccaagaagtcataaccggatgatccaggatccagacaaagagctccgcgatcctgtcaccccgagggaggggcaatgcaagaggttttatagacatttgacattccaataatattcgatgttagcttgtcaatgcaacgtcattagtttctacagcgcgtACGCGAGCTTTGCTACAATAATGAATAGAACTCTATTCCCTTGCagggagaaacgaaacttaaaggaggaataggtgggaggaaggctgttcccttatgtgagaggaaagattccagcctttggcacgtgtgtgtgtgcctacttgctgaaggaaagggggggtggGGCCACGGACAAGCGGCTTCTGtgggtatgcgtgtagcttgcgtgtctgaATGTGGTTAGGTTGGCACAACAATCCCTGATAAGCAAGCCTCCGGTTCAGCCATGACATGTAAAGGGTCATCCCCATTTGGTGTGGGGAGCCACGAATAACAAAGGCCAGCCCTGCATGGAGAAGAGCATGGAGGCTGCAGAGGAgtagcagtgcattcctgagggggtgcAAAACTCctctggaggcggcgtgacccctatgccggcgtctgtgccacttgcgtcTGCCCCCCtggaccacagcagcagcagcatggctCTCAGATGCCAGCACCGCCTCCCGCCAGCATTCTGCCGGTGTAAGTCCTCGTGCctgcatcccaggaggcgttcccggggagtTCTGCGGggcggagctgccgttaggcagcttcctaaccccttttgcgcTGGGAACGCCCTCTAACACAACAGCATTGCCGTGACACCagttttggtggtgcagcattgctgtttgcaatggggcctttccccacccatttttggtttaaaaataaataaaaaaccctttccccccacctcagCAGCTGCAAAACCCCACTGGAGGCATCACGGCCACGGCCACGCCCTCCCCAGCTGCGGCAGTTCTCAGGGATGGGCTGTTAGTGATCGCCCTCAGAGAAACCCCTACAGAGAGATAACTGCCCAGAGAAGCCCACAGCCATTTGCATCTGTGTCTTTTAGGAGTGATCgccctcagtggcagagcatctgcttggcatgcaaaggtcccaggtttgatctccGGCAGCTCCAactgaaaggatcaggcagtaggtgatgtgaaaggcctccactggagagctgctgccagtctgagtagatgatactgactttgatgctgGTATGACATGATTCCTCCAGAGTTGATAAAAACACACCTCGAGTGGAGGGCGCCAGTGCTGGGGACACTTTTTGCAACTATTGACCAGACAGCACGGATCCCCACTGATTGGGGCCT
It contains:
- the NANOS2 gene encoding nanos homolog 2, coding for MAGERYFDRWKDYLNLSKVVAEVIEERKRGQFLSPVSDALKSYGPPFSLEDPLGATAQWLNGSGTSGSSGSECGASGGTPQTPQLESGGICNFCKHNGESKNVYSSHPLKREDGKVVCPILRNYVCPLCGATADKAHTLKYCPLNQGKQSLYRKSGRNSAGRKVKR